The Theileria annulata chromosome 3, complete sequence, *** SEQUENCING IN PROGRESS *** genome has a segment encoding these proteins:
- a CDS encoding uncharacterized protein (note;~Tap-24g11.q1c.C.cand.9 - score = 16.57), whose amino-acid sequence MSDIFKNIQEIISAHNEFNNCIDFIKVPCKPLLNLPGLSFLSTKAFDELKHSNRSDELLPEDEIELHLFYAKHLYKAGLCKIEFPRYYKSARSLFTESTATTVGSLAPFYFELGYELCELIPENEWPVENLLSMLKEAECNRRNFLIKRSSTVDDSFLVGITHEEKKRKCQNLTFSVLNVLTTVNINLLCLSLNSQNLSDFYELDK is encoded by the exons ATGTCCGatattttcaaaaacaTTCAAGAAATAATTTCCGCTCACaatgaatttaacaattGTATCGATTTCATA AAGGTTCCCTGTAAGCCGTTGCTTAATTTGCCCGGCCTCTCATTTTTATCGACAAAGGCCTTTGACGAACTCAAACACTCAAATAGATCAGACGAG TTGCTACCCGAGGACGAAATTGAATTACACCTGTTCTACGCAAAACACCTTTATAAGGCAGGGTTATGTAAAATTGAGTTCCCTCGCTACTATAAATCTGCAAGGTCTCTTTTCACAGAGTCTACTGCCACGACGGTGGGAAGTTTGGCGCCATTTTACTTCGAACTCGGATATGAACTCTGTGAACT gATCCCCGAAAATGAATGGCCAGTTGAGAATCTGTTGTCAATGTTGAAAGAAGCAGAATGCAATCGGCGAAACTTTTTAATAAAACGATCAAGCACAGTTGATGACTCGTTTCTCGTCGGAATCACTCACGAGGAAAAGAAACGTAAGTGCcaaaatttaacattttcaGTCCTAAACGTTCTGACGACTGTTAATATAAACCTACTATGCCTCAGTTTAAACTCACAAAATTTATCGGATTTTTATGAACTCgacaaataa
- a CDS encoding uncharacterized protein (note;~Tap-24g11.q1c.cand.222 - score = 36.00;~11 probable transmembrane helices predicted for TA05125 by TMHMM2.0 at aa 33-55, 99-121, 125-144, 151-173, 183-205, 218-240, 300-322, 366-388, 392-414, 427-449 and 459-481;~Signal anchor predicted for TA05125 by SignalP 2.0 HMM (Signal peptide probability 0.000, signal anchor probability 0.740) with cleavage site probability 0.000 between residues -1 and 0) has protein sequence MSGIQEEKPIWYKRLKLEIEDVRKFKGPYVNPYIRLGAYVLITFLTGCIYWGWNGIQELLYKGGSFADLCNGQSDISFITIGNEQYIDCGLRKSEINNLYTIAFTSHFVFSLVGGVLLDIVGPKIVFLGSQVINLTTWLLIFSIPKNKSVLIAGFFIIGLTAESSYVPLLTVSRYFPKNNSFIMTLLGSVRSLSFFVPMILSEIFKTNFFKPESLFKIGIIYAVFGNGLAMLLGGYLLQWKFEVKETMPQKSVELDVLDEAEISSFTSDELIKMLNPENFKKKCLLSRMKDLIVSGFKHPQLLEFVLFLISSTLFLTGYGFVNKAQREIFVTSDGKSAVDLFKYFNILTFLPAPLMGMMIDKIGPAYVIFILQFSGFLFYFLITFDFYATKVLACFCYIIAGSISVSSIYCYLNKRFSHKRFGTLMGIVFVSIGAISLTNIPLYDLAVINLKHKAPFNFRPIEIGLAVYMAVAFSIMIYLATNAKRKQPQHIQIESGSFCV, from the exons atgagTGGAATACAGGAAGAAAAGCCAATTTGGTACAAAAGactaaaattagaaatCGAAGATGTTAGAAAATTCAAGGGTCCTTATGTAAACCCTTATATTAGACTAGGAGCATACGTTTTAATAACATTCTTAACAg GTTGTATTTACTGGGGTTGGAATGGAATCCAGGAACTTCTGTACAAGGGAGGATCCTTTGCGGATCTTTGTAATGGACAATCTGACATATCATTCATTACTATCGGAAACGAGCAATATATAG ATTGTGGACTGAGGAAAAGTGAAATAAACAACCTTTACACTATTGCTTTTACTTCACATTTTGTGTTTTCTTTAGTTGGAGGAGTTCTTTTGGACATTGTTGGCCCTAAAATAGTATTTCTGGGCTCACaagttattaatttgaCCACTTGGTTGTTGATATTTTCAATTCCAAAAAACAAAAGTGTACTAATTGCTGGATTCTTTATAATCGGATTAACTGCAGAATCAAGCTATGTTCCACTTCTAACAG TGTCAAGATATTTTCCGAAGAATAATAGCTTTATAATGACTTTGCTGGGATCAGTTAGATCATTATCGTTTTTCGTGCCTATGATTTTGTCTGAAATATTCAAGACTAACTTTTTTAAGCCTGAGTCACTATTTAAGATCGGTATAATATACGCCGTTTTTGGAAACGGTCTAGCAATGCTACTGGGAGGATATCTTTTGCAGTGGAAATTTGAAGTAAAAGAAACAATGCCCCAAAAATCTGTGGAGTTGGATGTCCTAGATGAAGCTGAAATTTCCAGTTTTACAAGCgatgaattaataaaaatgcTTAATCCCGAAAACTTTAAAAAGAAATGCTTGCTCAGTAGAATGAAAGACTTGATTGTGTCAGGATTCAAACACCCTCAACTATTAGAATTTGTTCTATTCCTGATAAGTTCTACTCTCTTCTTAACCGGGTACGGATTTGTTAATAAGGCTCAGCGTGAGATTTTCGTGACCTCAGACGGCAAAAGTGCTGTTGATCTCTTCAAATATTTCAACATTTTGACCTTCCTTCCCGCTCCTCTCATGGGAATGATGATTGATAAAATCGGCCCCGCTTACGTTATTTTCATTCTACAATTTTCC ggattcttgttttattttctcATCACATTTGACTTTTACGCCACAAAGGTTCTGGCATGTTTCTGTTACATTATCGCCGGCTCCATTTCAGTTTCCTCTATCTACTGTTACCTGAACAAAAGGTTTTCTCACAAGAGGTTCGGGACTCTGATGGGAATAGTTTTCGTATCTATCGGAGCCATTTCCTTGACAAACATTCCATTGTACGATTTAGCTGTTATAAACCTCAAACACAAAGCTCCATTCAACTTCAGGCCAATAGAAATTGGACTTGCG GTGTACATGGCAGTCGCTTTCTCAATTATGATTTATCTTGCAACAAACGCAAAGCGCAAGCAACCTCAACACATTCAAATAGAGTCAGGCTCCTTTTGTGTATAA
- a CDS encoding uncharacterized protein (note;~Tap-24g11.q1c.cand.223 - score = 38.75;~10 probable transmembrane helices predicted for TA05145 by TMHMM2.0 at aa 21-43, 84-106, 113-132, 142-164, 171-193, 203-225, 275-292, 332-354, 392-414 and 429-451;~Signal anchor predicted for TA05145 by SignalP 2.0 HMM (Signal peptide probability 0.090, signal anchor probability 0.871) with cleavage site probability 0.027 between residues 42 and 43) — MAKSKKRGNRKKFTFPNPKPIPKMIAYVLMIFLTGCTYWGWSGIQELLYKAGSYENLCDNVLEKSVMVIGGKEYIDCGPRKSGINNLFTIAYSAHFITSVFTGAFLDSLGSKYLYVIGQALNLVAWIFIGALPKVHCVLVTSFFVIGLTAESIYMPLLSLSYNFPNKRSLVISLLGSSRSLSYFIPSLMSLIYQLEFFKPHYLYIICTVYAVLGNLVCMIVGFLIVDVRFDSPLEEPEEIQEFELRIDSSKTLPLIDRAKNFFEKALTHDQLKEYSCLAFCSSIFLAAIGFVNKSHREMLVSSDKKSAVEIFRYMNILSFIPGPILGKLVDIWGAGIILWLLHSFCLGYYIFTALDLYASKICACVCYFFSSSLCVSITYCYVNQRFPRKYFGVLVGFIFFVAGIVNLFNIPLYNLGSKTWEHDRPYNFMRISYILVGCMILCLMGSAYLVMINRKGFSCRWWRSKKNKNKTKEDFDKFLMPNEDVMDNLMMTSQDNLENLISCSGDSTSSNGDVELGAGEGLEEVVVKEEKSRIVETEFKDTIEKQEII, encoded by the exons ATGGCTAAATCTAAAAAAAGAGGTaatagaaaaaaatttacCTTCCCAAACCCTAAACCAATCCCTAAGATGATCGCATATGTGTTAATGATCTTTCTCACAG gttGCACATATTGGGGTTGGAGTGGAATTCAAGAATTACTATACAAGGCAGGATCTTATGAAAATCTCTGCGATAATGTGTTGGAAAAGAGTGTGATGGTCATTGGGGGTAAAGAGTACATTG attgCGGACCCAGGAAAAGTGGAATCAATAACCTCTTCACTATTGCCTACTCTGCGCACTTTATCACTTCAGTTTTCACAGGAGCCTTCCTTGATTCATTGGGCTCTAAGTACCTCTATGTCATTGGGCAGGCTCTAAACTTAGTGGCCTGGATTTTCATTGGAGCCTTACCCAAAGTCCACTGTGTACTCGTCACTTCATTCTTCGTCATTGGACTAACTGCAGAATCAATCTATATGCCTCTACTTTCAT TATCGTATAACTTCCCGAATAAAAGATCACTGGTAATATCGTTGCTGGGCTCTTCGAGGTCACTTTCGTACTTTATACCCTCTCTAATGTCGCTGATTTACCAGCTGGAGTTCTTCAAACCCCATTACCTCTATATTATTTGCACTGTGTACGCAGTGCTTGGGAACCTGGTCTGCATGATAGTCGGGTTTCTGATCGTGGACGTGAGATTTGATAGTCCTCTGGAGGAGCCTGAGGAGATCCAGGAGTTTGAACTGAGAATAGACTCAAGCAAAACGCTGCCACTCATTGATAGAGCGAAGAACTTTTTCGAGAAGGCTCTGACCCATGATCAGCTGAAGGAGTACAGTTGTCTGGCCTTTTGTAGCTCAATTTTCCTGGCTGCAATCGGCTTCGTGAACAAGTCTCACAGGGAAATGCTAGTCAGCTCTGACAAGAAGAGCGCAGTTGAGATCTTCAGGTACATGAACATCCTCAGCTTCATCCCGGGCCCTATACTAGGGAAGCTTGTGGATATCTGGGGTGCTGGCATAATCCTATGGCTGCTCCATAGCTTC TGTTTGggatattatatatttacgGCGCTTGACCTTTACGCTTCAAAGATATGCGCTTGCGTCTGCTACTTCTTCTCATCTTCGCTCTGCGTGTCAATCACGTACTGTTACGTAAACCAGAGGTTTCCGCGCAAGTACTTTGGAGTTCTGGTCGGATTCATATTCTTCGTCGCAGGCATAGTCAACCTGTTCAACATTCCACTCTATAACCTGGGATCGAAAACGTGGGAACACGACAGGCCGTACAACTTCATGAGGATCTCATACATCCTTGTG GGGTGCATGATCTTGTGTCTCATGGGAAGTGCATACCTGGTAATGATTAACAGGAAGGGTTTCTCGTGTAGATGGTGGAGGTCGAAAAAGAACAAGAACAAAACCAAGGAGGACTTTGACAAGTTTCTGATGCCAAACGAAGACGTTATGGACAATCTTATGATGACAAGTCAAGACAACTTGGAAAACTTGATTTCATGTTCAGGGGACTCAACTTCGAGCAATGGTGACGTTGAATTAGGTGCGGGAGAAGGTTTGGAGGAGGTTGTGGTGAAGGAAGAAAAGTCAAGAATAGTCGAAACTGAGTTCAAGGACACAATTGAAAAGCAAGagataatttag
- a CDS encoding ubiquitin-conjugating enzyme (E2), putative (note;~Tap-24g11.q1c.C.cand.10 - score = 13.89) → MSSIARKRLAQERSDWRRDHPVGFSAKYAPLPDGTGFDMMKWICKIPGKKGTIWEEGEYQLIMEFSEDYPSKPPKCRFTKVLFHPNVYPSGTVCLSILNEDEEWKPSITIKQILLGIQDLLDNPNPLSPAQADPYLLFLNNRNEYISRVRKQAAELRPLD, encoded by the exons atGTCATCCATCGCCAGAAAAAGATTAGCTCAAGAGAGGTCTGATTGGAGAAGAGATCACCCCGTCGGATTTTCAGCAAAATATGCTCCTCTTCCCGACGGAACAGGCTTCGATATGATGAAATGGATTTGTAAAATACCCGGAAAAAAA GGAACGATATGGGAAGAGGGTGAATATCAGCTAATAATGGAGTTCAGTGAGGATTATCCCAGCAAACCTCCGAAATGTAGATTTACAAAGGTTCTGTTTCACCCAAACGTCTATCCATCTGGAACCGTTTGCCTTTCCATCCTCAACGAAGACGAGGAGTGGAAGCCATCAATCACAATTAAACAGATTTTACTCGGGATTCAA GATCTATTGGACAACCCGAACCCTTTATCACCTGCCCAGGCAGACCCATACCTCTTATTTCTAAATAACAGAAACGAGTACATTAGTAGAGTTCGCAAACAAGCAGCAGAACTTAGACCTCTAGATTAA